The Sandaracinobacteroides saxicola nucleotide sequence ACAAGCTGACCGAATATGGCGAGCGGATGGGGAGCATCGGCCGGGTCGACCCGCTGCTGGCGCAATGGGTGCCGTACGCGCTGTTCGCCGCGCTGAGCATCTGGCTCTACCATGTGCTGGCGCACAAGCCGGGGGGGCAGCCGATCGGGGCGCTGGACCGCGGGGTCGGCAAGCTGGCGGGGGCGGCAAAGCGGCTGTTCGCGCGGCCATGGCGCGATGACGCGCGGAGCGCGGGCTGATGCTGGCACGGCTGTTTCCGTCATCCACCCTCGCGCGATATACGGGGCTGATGTTCCTGTGGCGCAGCCTTGCCTTCCTGGCGGGCATCGTCATCATTTTGCAGACGCTCGACCTGCTGGGGGAATCGGGCGAGATCCTGAAGGTGGCGGGTAATGGCGAGGCCGACCTGTGGCGTTATGTCAGCCTGCGGCTGCCGCAGCTGATCGCGCTGTTCCTGCCCTTCTGCGTGCTGCTGGGCACGCTGCTGACGCTGATGACGCTCAACCAGAACAGCGAGATCGTGATCCTGAAGGCCGCGGGGATCAGCGCGCACCAGATCCTGGCGCCGCTGATCCTGGTGGCACTGGGGGTGGCGGCGGTGAGCTTCACCTTCAACGAGACGGTGCTGACGCGGGCGAAGAGCGAGTTCGACCGGTGGAAGGCGGCGGATTATCATCCGGTGCCGAAGGTCGCGCCGACCAATACGCAGGTCTGGGTGCGGGTGGGGGCGGATCTCTATCATGCCGACCAGGTGCGCGGGGTCGGTGCGTCGACGATGCTCGTCAACCTGACGGTCTATGACCGGGAGAATGACCGGCTGTTGCGCATCGTCCGCGCCGACAGCGCGATCCCCGAGGCGGCGGGCTGGCGGCTGCGGCAGGTGCGGCGGTTCGATGTCGCGTCGGGGCGGCAGGAGCGGATGACGACGCTGGACCTGCCGTCGCAGGCGGAGCCGGCGCAGTTCACGACGCAGAATGTCAATGCCGACCATCTGCCCTTCTGGAAATTGTGGCCCGCGGTCAATGACCTGCGGGCGGCGGGCAAGCCGACGGATACGCTGGTCGCAAAGCTGAACCACAAGATTTCTGGCCCGCTTTCCGCCGCGCTGATGCCATTGCTGGGGGCGGTGGCGGCGTTCGG carries:
- the lptG gene encoding LPS export ABC transporter permease LptG, whose product is MLARLFPSSTLARYTGLMFLWRSLAFLAGIVIILQTLDLLGESGEILKVAGNGEADLWRYVSLRLPQLIALFLPFCVLLGTLLTLMTLNQNSEIVILKAAGISAHQILAPLILVALGVAAVSFTFNETVLTRAKSEFDRWKAADYHPVPKVAPTNTQVWVRVGADLYHADQVRGVGASTMLVNLTVYDRENDRLLRIVRADSAIPEAAGWRLRQVRRFDVASGRQERMTTLDLPSQAEPAQFTTQNVNADHLPFWKLWPAVNDLRAAGKPTDTLVAKLNHKISGPLSAALMPLLGAVAAFGLARSGRLFVRAVIGLALGFAFFVADNFAMAMADFGSLPPIAAAWAPFLLFLLVGEAVLFRTEE